One genomic window of Aptenodytes patagonicus chromosome 3, bAptPat1.pri.cur, whole genome shotgun sequence includes the following:
- the POU3F2 gene encoding POU domain, class 3, transcription factor 2, translating into MATAASNHYSLLASGSPMVHAEPPGGMQPGGGYRDAGALVQADYALQSNGHPLSHAHQWIAALSHGGPGGGGGGGGGGGGGGGGGEAPWSAGALGQPDIKPAVVQAGGRGDELPPPPPPQHPPPGRAPHLVHHGGGGGHHAAAAAAAAAAAWRAGGAAHLPPGMAAANGAQAGLLYSQPPGFTVNGMLGAAQPALHHHGLRDAHEEPPPGPPGPPHHGAEHPPPPHGPHPGAAGPAPAAAAAPPGPPPHHDPHSDEDTPTSDDLEQFAKQFKQRRIKLGFTQADVGLALGTLYGNVFSQTTICRFEALQLSFKNMCKLKPLLNKWLEEADSSSGSPTSIDKIAAQGRKRKKRTSIEVSVKGALESHFLKCPKPSAQEITSLADSLQLEKEVVRVWFCNRRQKEKRMTPPGGTLPGAEDVYGASRDTPPHHGVQTPVQ; encoded by the coding sequence ATGGCGACCGCAGCCTCCAACCACTACAGCCTGCTCGCCTCCGGCTCCCCCATGGTGCACGCCGAGCCGCCCGGCGGCATGCAGCCCGGCGGCGGCTACCGCGACGCCGGCGCCCTGGTGCAGGCGGACTACGCGCTGCAGAGCAACGGGCACCCGCTGAGCCACGCTCACCAGTGGATCGCGGCGCTGTCCcacggcggccccggcggcggcggcggcggcggcggcggcgggggcggcggcggcggcggcggcgaggcgccCTGGTCGGCGGGCGCGCTGGGCCAGCCCGACATCAAGCCGGCGGTGGTGcaggcgggcgggcgcggcgacgagctgccgccgccgccgccgccgcagcacccgccgccggggcgggcgccgcACCTGGTGCaccacggcggcggcggcgggcaccacgcggcggcggcggcggcggcggcggcggcggcgtggcgggcgggcggcgcggcgcacCTGCCGCCCGGCATGGCCGCGGCCAACGGCGCGCAGGCGGGGCTGCTCTACTCCCAGCCGCCCGGCTTCACCGTCAACGGCATGCTGGGCGCCGCGCAGCCGGCGCTGCACCACCACGGCCTGCGCGACGCCCacgaggagccgccgccggggccgcccgggcCGCCGCACCACGGCGCCGAgcacccgccgccgccccacGGCCCCCaccccggggcggccgggccggcgcccgccgccgccgccgcgccccccgggccgccgccgcacCACGACCCGCACTCGGACGAGGACACGCCGACCTCGGACGACCTGGAGCAGTTCGCCAAGCAGTTCAAGCAGCGGCGCATCAAACTGGGATTTACCCAAGCGGACGTGGGGCTGGCGCTGGGCACCCTCTACGGCAACGTCTTCTCGCAGACCACCATCTGCCGCTTCGAGGCCCTGCAGCTCAGCTTCAAGAACATGTGCAAGCTGAAGCCTTTGTTGAACAAGTGGTTGGAGGAGGCGGACTCCTCCTCGGGCAGCCCCACCAGCATAGACAAGATCGCGGCGCAGGGCCGCAAGCGGAAAAAGCGCACCTCCATCGAGGTGAGCGTCAAGGGCGCGCTGGAGAGCCACTTCCTCAAGTGCCCCAAGCCCTCCGCCCAGGAGATCACCTCGCTCGCGGACAGCCTacagctggagaaggaggtggtGAGAGTGTGGTTTTGTAACAGGAGACAGAAAGAGAAGCGCATGACTCCCCCGGGAGGGACGCTGCCGGGCGCCGAGGACGTGTACGGGGCCAGCAGGGACACGCCGCCGCACCACGGGGTGCAGACCCCCGTGCAGTGA